From the Thermococcus guaymasensis DSM 11113 genome, one window contains:
- a CDS encoding TIGR01177 family methyltransferase — protein MLYVEILGNLPEMARDEVKAMLELAGGGIVGQDYLFLKVKADEKAFPYLDRLGLAHEYGELIVEADSIEELLQKAKEVEWSINGTFKVDTETMANCRHNVRDLPRKLGAVIHSQGFRVNLSKPDTLVRVYCGEKVYAGIRYRFFDPKDFERRKAHNRPFFRPISLHPRVSRALVNLTKATREILDPLMGAGGILIEAGLLGLKVYGVDIKPEMVEGAEVNLRHYGVKDYELRLGDATRLEELFSGKKFEAVATDPPYGTAATLAGRKRDELYRGVLRSIYNVLEDGGRLAIAFPTSFDGKSEAEKVGFRMLGRYYQRVHKSLERYFYVFEKCSKQ, from the coding sequence ATGCTCTACGTGGAGATACTCGGAAACCTTCCAGAGATGGCGAGGGACGAGGTAAAGGCCATGCTGGAGCTGGCGGGGGGAGGGATAGTCGGCCAGGACTACCTCTTCCTGAAAGTTAAAGCCGATGAGAAGGCCTTTCCTTACCTCGACCGTCTCGGCCTCGCCCACGAGTACGGGGAGCTGATAGTCGAGGCCGATTCCATTGAAGAGCTCCTCCAGAAGGCTAAAGAAGTTGAGTGGTCGATAAACGGGACGTTTAAGGTCGATACCGAGACGATGGCCAACTGCAGGCACAACGTCCGTGACCTTCCCCGGAAGCTCGGCGCGGTTATTCACTCGCAAGGTTTCAGGGTGAACCTCTCGAAGCCCGATACGCTCGTAAGGGTTTACTGCGGTGAGAAAGTCTACGCTGGAATAAGATACCGCTTCTTCGACCCAAAGGACTTTGAGAGGAGAAAGGCCCACAACAGGCCGTTCTTCAGGCCGATTTCGCTCCACCCGCGCGTTTCAAGGGCGCTGGTGAACCTCACGAAGGCAACGCGGGAAATCCTCGACCCCCTGATGGGCGCCGGCGGGATACTGATTGAAGCGGGCCTGCTGGGGCTTAAGGTCTACGGCGTGGACATAAAGCCTGAGATGGTGGAAGGGGCTGAGGTGAACCTCAGGCACTACGGCGTGAAGGACTATGAGCTCAGGCTCGGGGACGCGACGAGGCTTGAGGAGCTGTTCTCGGGCAAGAAGTTCGAGGCGGTAGCAACCGACCCGCCCTACGGAACCGCCGCGACACTCGCGGGAAGGAAAAGGGACGAACTGTACCGGGGGGTGCTGAGGAGCATCTACAACGTCCTCGAAGACGGCGGCAGGCTGGCAATAGCCTTCCCGACGAGCTTCGACGGAAAGAGCGAGGCTGAGAAAGTTGGGTTCAGGATGCTAGGGCGCTACTACCAGCGCGTGCACAAGAGCCTTGAGAGGTACTTCTACGTGTTCGAGAAGTGCTCCAAACAGTGA
- a CDS encoding transcriptional regulator has protein sequence MKVSAFEVASRYVYPSLRRRLVEHLREKGLKQTEIARLLHITQSAVSRYLNMDRGALIDISQFPDIDAELRSFAEEIIEKKPGEYEIHRRLVEISVKMLGKGYVCSFHAKIDPEINPSECNVCLDLFG, from the coding sequence ATGAAGGTCAGCGCTTTCGAAGTTGCCTCACGCTATGTTTATCCCTCACTCAGGCGGAGACTTGTAGAACACCTCCGCGAGAAAGGCCTGAAGCAGACCGAGATAGCGAGGCTCCTCCACATTACCCAGTCTGCCGTTTCCCGCTACCTCAACATGGATAGGGGGGCCTTAATAGACATCTCTCAGTTTCCAGACATTGACGCTGAGCTCCGCTCGTTTGCCGAAGAGATTATTGAGAAAAAGCCCGGGGAGTACGAGATACACAGGAGGCTCGTGGAGATCTCAGTAAAAATGTTGGGAAAGGGCTATGTCTGCTCATTCCATGCAAAAATTGACCCTGAAATAAATCCCTCAGAATGCAACGTGTGCCTTGACCTCTTTGGGTGA